The stretch of DNA AAACGTTTGAGACAGAAAAGATTGCATTGGTATCAAATCCTATTCACACAGCTTCCAAGGAACCAGTAGTCTGGTATCAGCTGGGAGAATTGATGAAAAGTGCGAAGAATCGTGTAAAGATTCATACACCATATATTATCTGTAATGATATGATGTACAATACATGGGAGGAGATTGCAGAGAATGTTCCAAATTTTTCAATCATGACAAATTCGGTGGCAAATAATGGCAATCCATTCGGGTCTGCTGATTATGCAAAAAATAGAAATAAGATTTTAAATACAGGAATTGACATCTGGGAATATGAAGGCGGTTATTCTTACCATGGAAAAAGCATCCTGATCGATGATGATTTATCTGTGATTGGTTCCTTTAACATGGATATGAGAAGTACGTATCTGGATACGGAACTGATGCTTGTAATACGTAGCAAAGAAATCAATAAACAGTTGGAAGAAGGAATGATGGAATATGAAAAAGTATCCCGACAGGCATTAGAAGATGGCACGTATCATGATCCGTATCATGTAAAACCGATTGAATTAACAAAAAAACGTCAGAGAAATGTGTTTTTGGTGCAGCATCTGCTTGGATGGGCAAGATATCTGTTTTAATAGATAACAGGGAGGAAGGAAAACGTGTTTCAGATATTAATTGTAGAAGATGATAAAGAATTAAGCCAGCTATTTCAGAAAGTGCTCGAAAAGAATGGTTATCAGGTTAAAAGTGCACCGGATGGAGCTCAGGCATTAGAAGTATTGGATAAGGAATATATTGATCTGATTATTTCCGATATCATGATGCCGGTTATGGATGGTTATGAGCTGGTGTCGGAACTTCGTTCAGCAGGATACCAGATACCGGTACTTATGATCACTGCAAAAGGAAACTTTGATGACATGCGCCAGGGATTTCTTTCTGGAAGTGATGATTATATGGTAAAACCGGTAAATGTGAATGAAATGGTTTTAAGAGTAGGAGCACTGCTTCGCCGTGCACAGATACTGAATGAACACAAAATTGTGATCGGTTCAACAGAGTTTGATTATGATGCAATGACGGTTACAACTGATAAGGAAAGTCTTGTTTTGCCTAAAAAAGAATTCCTGCTTTTATATAAGCTTGCAGCTTCGCCAGGCAGAACATTTACAAAACAACAGTTGATGGATGAAGTATGGGGATACGAGACGGAGGCAGACCCACATACGATAGAGGTACATATAGGAAGAATCAGAGAGCGTTTTAAAGATAACCCTGATTTTGAAATCGTAACAATGCGTGGAATTGGATACAAGGTGGTGAAAAAATAATGGAACAAAAGAAAGAAAAAGGATTGCGGATTCGATCCTGTCTGACTGGTGCAATCTGGCTGGCACTTGTATTTTCAACAGTCATATCTGCTTTATTATTTGCTTTTTTGAATCATTTTTTTAATCTGCCGGGCAGCATACCTGTGCTTGGCTGGCTTTTGATTTTCAATACATTGATTGCAGGGCTGATCACTTCCTTTATTAATGCAAAGTTACTGGAACCGATTACCAGACTTAGTAAAGCAATGAAGGAAGTTTCTCAGGGAGATTTTGAACAGCATTTGGAAACGAACAGTCGTATAGCAGAAGTTGGAGAATCTTATCAAAGTT from Blautia sp. SC05B48 encodes:
- a CDS encoding response regulator transcription factor, with the translated sequence MFQILIVEDDKELSQLFQKVLEKNGYQVKSAPDGAQALEVLDKEYIDLIISDIMMPVMDGYELVSELRSAGYQIPVLMITAKGNFDDMRQGFLSGSDDYMVKPVNVNEMVLRVGALLRRAQILNEHKIVIGSTEFDYDAMTVTTDKESLVLPKKEFLLLYKLAASPGRTFTKQQLMDEVWGYETEADPHTIEVHIGRIRERFKDNPDFEIVTMRGIGYKVVKK